The Muricauda sp. SCSIO 65647 genome includes a region encoding these proteins:
- a CDS encoding bifunctional nuclease family protein, with amino-acid sequence MSLVRLKIKGISYSQTQNGAYALILNEVEGDRKLPIVIGAFEAQSIAIALEKEIKPPRPLTHDLFKNFSDRFDIVVKQVIIHKLVDGVFYSSIICERDKIEEIIDARTSDAIALALRFDAPIFTYKTILDKAGIFLKFSSKEKDEDEGDDSIVVDEILQEGETVEIESSGNEGYREMTLEELHKELDKAVANEDYEKAAKLRDEISKRK; translated from the coding sequence ATGAGTTTAGTACGGCTAAAAATAAAGGGAATATCGTATAGTCAGACACAAAATGGGGCCTATGCACTCATTTTGAACGAGGTCGAGGGTGACAGAAAGCTTCCTATTGTCATAGGGGCCTTTGAAGCGCAGTCCATTGCCATTGCACTGGAAAAGGAGATCAAGCCCCCGAGACCCCTGACCCATGATCTATTCAAAAACTTTTCCGATCGCTTCGACATTGTGGTCAAACAAGTCATTATACATAAATTGGTCGATGGCGTCTTTTATTCGAGTATCATTTGTGAACGCGATAAAATTGAAGAAATCATCGATGCCCGAACCAGTGATGCCATAGCATTGGCCCTCCGTTTTGATGCCCCTATTTTCACCTATAAGACCATTCTGGACAAAGCAGGGATTTTCCTCAAGTTTTCTTCGAAGGAAAAAGATGAAGATGAAGGTGATGATAGTATCGTGGTCGACGAAATCTTGCAAGAAGGAGAGACCGTTGAAATCGAATCGAGCGGCAATGAAGGCTACCGCGAAATGACCCTCGAAGAGCTTCACAAAGAACTGGACAAAGCCGTAGCCAATGAAGATTACGAGAAGGCGGCCAAACTGCGTGATGAAATCTCGAAGCGCAAATAA
- a CDS encoding DUF5686 and carboxypeptidase-like regulatory domain-containing protein — MIRFLFIFLMLPFLAFGQTKAGGTVIDESGDPIAFANVIFKNSSEGTITNENGRFYFESDATYTTLVVSYIGYETKEIALSGRVNYNLEINLSEAAEQLQEVIVYTGKQSKKNNPAIDILKKIWAKKRVNGLRQFKSYQYDKYEKVEFDLNTIDSALIKSKLFKGLEFIFEDLDTSRITGKTYLPLFLNEVSSKVYGDNRHELEKEDVLGNKSSGFSGNQAITAFVEDLYSDYDVYDNYLKFFDKSFTSPLSRTGVDVYNYVLSDSTFIDGKWCYNIIYYPRRKNELTFKGDFWVNDTTYAIKNINLQVTKSANINWVKEIYIEQDFEVVNDSVFLLKRDYMLSDFAFSKKEKSRGVYGKRTTVYDNYVFDLDKSKTFYEAESDPYDPRVFERDSLFWRDARLESLSKDEAGIFKLLDTLKTVPKFNTYYNIVSVLGSGYIEIDKWNLDIGDIYSTFGFNDAEGIRLRGGARTYFGQNDPWRLEGYMAYGFDDRKFKHGFSGKFLLDRKTRLILSGGNRRDIEQLGISLTSTTDVLGRSIASSALVTVGNNNRLSNINLSVLALEMEPLKNFRVRLGGSYRTLSSALPDQFSLDYIDPESPTGISSEVKQFDINTTLIYTPGKRTIGYGVERRDVNDNYSTLVLNYTKGLEGFMKSDFEYERIQFSYTQPWQVGGFGRLLSTVELGKTFGGVPLGLLSVIPGNQTVFSLYNTFPNLDFYEFVTDTYATVHLEHNFNGRIFSRIPLLRKFNLREIVGLRGAWGSLSDENIALSSPSNIPLVAPEDQIYWEYSFGIGNIFKIFRIDFNFRGNYLDNPDARAFGITGSFGFSF, encoded by the coding sequence ATGATAAGATTCCTATTTATTTTTCTTATGCTTCCTTTTTTGGCCTTTGGGCAAACCAAGGCCGGTGGTACTGTAATTGATGAATCGGGCGATCCCATTGCCTTTGCGAACGTGATTTTCAAAAATTCTTCCGAAGGCACCATCACCAATGAAAATGGCCGGTTCTACTTTGAATCCGATGCAACGTACACTACCCTGGTGGTTTCATACATCGGATATGAAACCAAGGAAATCGCCTTGTCGGGAAGAGTGAACTATAATTTGGAAATCAACCTTTCCGAAGCTGCGGAACAATTGCAGGAAGTGATCGTGTATACCGGAAAACAATCAAAAAAGAACAATCCGGCCATTGACATCCTCAAGAAAATATGGGCGAAAAAAAGAGTGAACGGTCTACGCCAGTTCAAGAGCTACCAATATGATAAATATGAAAAGGTAGAGTTTGACCTTAACACCATTGACAGTGCTTTGATCAAGAGCAAGCTTTTCAAGGGGTTGGAATTCATTTTTGAAGACCTTGACACCTCGCGCATCACGGGCAAGACCTATCTACCGCTTTTCTTGAACGAGGTATCTTCAAAAGTGTACGGTGACAATCGCCATGAACTCGAAAAGGAAGATGTTCTAGGGAATAAAAGTTCAGGATTCTCTGGTAATCAAGCCATTACGGCATTTGTTGAAGATCTGTATTCCGATTATGATGTCTATGACAATTACCTGAAATTCTTTGACAAGAGTTTCACAAGTCCGCTATCACGAACTGGGGTCGATGTGTACAATTATGTGCTTTCTGATAGTACGTTCATCGATGGCAAATGGTGTTACAACATCATCTACTATCCGCGGCGAAAGAACGAATTGACCTTCAAAGGAGATTTTTGGGTGAACGATACCACCTATGCCATAAAAAATATCAATCTACAGGTCACCAAGAGTGCCAACATAAACTGGGTCAAGGAAATCTACATCGAGCAAGATTTTGAGGTGGTCAACGACTCTGTTTTTTTGCTGAAACGAGATTATATGCTCAGCGATTTTGCCTTTTCAAAGAAGGAGAAATCTAGGGGCGTGTATGGCAAGCGCACAACGGTTTATGATAATTATGTGTTCGATCTTGACAAGTCCAAGACGTTTTACGAGGCCGAATCAGACCCATACGACCCCCGTGTGTTCGAGCGCGACAGTTTATTTTGGAGAGACGCTCGATTGGAAAGCCTGAGCAAAGACGAAGCCGGTATATTTAAATTGCTCGATACCTTAAAGACGGTACCCAAATTCAACACCTATTATAACATTGTGAGCGTACTGGGGTCTGGTTATATTGAAATCGACAAATGGAATCTCGATATCGGGGACATTTACAGCACTTTCGGGTTCAATGATGCCGAGGGAATACGGTTGCGTGGAGGTGCACGAACCTATTTTGGCCAAAATGACCCATGGCGATTGGAAGGATATATGGCCTATGGTTTTGATGATCGAAAGTTCAAACATGGCTTTTCTGGCAAGTTTTTGTTGGATAGAAAGACCAGGCTTATTTTGTCAGGCGGCAATAGACGTGATATAGAACAGCTGGGCATCAGCCTGACGAGCACCACAGATGTGTTGGGGCGAAGTATCGCTTCATCGGCTTTGGTCACAGTGGGCAACAACAACAGATTGAGCAATATCAACCTATCGGTGCTGGCCTTGGAAATGGAACCTTTAAAAAACTTTAGGGTTAGGCTGGGAGGATCGTATCGAACGTTGAGTTCTGCTTTGCCCGATCAATTCAGCTTAGACTATATAGACCCGGAATCACCCACGGGAATTTCTTCTGAAGTAAAGCAGTTCGATATCAACACCACATTGATCTACACCCCCGGTAAGCGAACCATTGGCTATGGAGTCGAGCGCCGTGATGTCAATGACAATTATAGCACACTGGTGCTCAACTATACAAAAGGCCTCGAGGGATTCATGAAAAGTGATTTTGAATATGAAAGAATACAGTTTTCATACACCCAACCTTGGCAGGTCGGTGGTTTTGGTAGGCTATTGAGCACCGTTGAGCTGGGAAAGACTTTTGGTGGGGTACCCTTGGGGCTATTGAGTGTGATACCGGGCAACCAGACGGTTTTTTCGCTATATAACACCTTTCCGAACCTTGATTTTTATGAGTTCGTGACCGATACCTATGCAACGGTGCATCTAGAACATAATTTCAATGGCCGTATCTTCTCACGTATTCCGTTGCTTCGCAAGTTCAACTTGAGAGAAATAGTTGGGCTACGAGGTGCTTGGGGTTCTTTGTCAGATGAGAACATCGCCTTGAGTTCGCCCAGTAACATTCCCTTGGTGGCACCAGAAGACCAGATCTATTGGGAGTATTCTTTCGGAATCGGTAATATTTTCAAGATTTTTCGTATCGATTTTAACTTCCGTGGAAATTATTTGGACAACCCAGATGCCCGGGCCTTTGGCATTACCGGAAGTTTTGGGTTCAGCTTCTAA
- a CDS encoding electron transfer flavoprotein subunit alpha/FixB family protein — translation MSVLVYTESYNGKFKKSAFEVASYAHEVAQNMGASVTAISFNAENNHELGDYGASKVLNIQNVDLKTFNAKAYAKAIAEAAKAQGAKVIIISSSTDSKFLGGILAAKLNAGYVPNVVGAPESTDPLVVKRMAFSNKGFAHTEITAETAIIGVSNNAFGIHENKVSANVEDFSPSLGDADFSTKSLEVDKVVGKATIADADIVVSGGRGLKGPENWGMIEELAAVLGAATACSKPVSDMGWRPHSEHVGQTGKPVASNLYVAIGISGAIQHLAGVNASKTKVVINNDPEAPFFKAADYGIVGDAFEVVPKLIEKLKEFKAQNA, via the coding sequence ATGTCAGTACTCGTATATACGGAATCATACAACGGAAAATTTAAAAAAAGTGCCTTTGAAGTGGCTTCTTATGCCCATGAAGTGGCCCAGAACATGGGCGCTTCGGTCACCGCTATTTCATTCAATGCTGAAAATAATCACGAATTGGGCGATTACGGTGCCTCAAAAGTGTTGAACATACAGAATGTCGATCTAAAAACGTTCAATGCCAAGGCCTATGCAAAAGCCATTGCAGAAGCCGCAAAAGCCCAAGGTGCCAAGGTCATTATTATCAGTTCAAGTACCGATAGCAAATTTTTGGGAGGCATATTGGCCGCTAAGCTCAATGCCGGATACGTACCCAATGTTGTGGGTGCACCTGAAAGCACCGATCCCTTGGTCGTTAAGCGTATGGCATTCAGCAACAAGGGCTTTGCCCATACCGAGATTACTGCTGAAACTGCGATCATAGGGGTTTCGAACAATGCCTTTGGCATACATGAAAACAAGGTTTCTGCCAATGTCGAAGATTTCAGTCCTTCTTTGGGCGATGCCGATTTTTCGACAAAATCACTGGAAGTTGACAAAGTAGTCGGTAAGGCGACCATCGCCGATGCCGATATCGTGGTCTCTGGTGGTCGTGGATTGAAGGGTCCTGAAAATTGGGGCATGATCGAAGAATTGGCAGCTGTTCTCGGCGCGGCCACGGCATGCTCAAAACCCGTTTCAGATATGGGCTGGCGGCCCCATAGCGAACATGTGGGCCAAACCGGAAAACCTGTTGCCAGCAATCTTTATGTCGCCATAGGTATCTCTGGGGCCATACAACATTTGGCGGGAGTCAATGCCTCGAAAACCAAAGTGGTCATCAACAATGATCCCGAGGCCCCGTTCTTTAAAGCGGCCGATTATGGTATTGTCGGTGATGCGTTCGAAGTAGTGCCGAAACTCATCGAAAAATTAAAGGAATTTAAAGCCCAAAACGCTTAA
- a CDS encoding pyruvate dehydrogenase complex E1 component subunit beta encodes MKTLQFREAIAEAMTEEMRRDDSIYLMGEEVAEYNGAYKASKGMLDEFGADRVIDTPISELGFAGIGVGSAMIGNRPIIEFMTFNFSLVGIDQIINNAAKMRQMSGGQFNIPIVFRGPTASAGQLAATHSQAFESWYANCPGLKVVVPSNPADAKGLLKSSIRDDDPVIFMESEQMYGDKGEVPEGEYTIPLGVAEIKREGSDVTIVSFGKIIKEAYKAADELEKEGISCEVIDLRTVRPMDYETILNSVKKTNRMVILEEAWPFGNVATEIIYQVQDKAFDYLDAPIVKLNTADTPAPYSPVLLQEWLPNSNDVIKAVKKVLYK; translated from the coding sequence ATGAAAACATTACAGTTCAGGGAGGCCATTGCAGAGGCCATGACAGAAGAGATGCGCAGAGACGATTCCATTTACCTTATGGGAGAAGAAGTGGCAGAGTACAATGGGGCTTATAAGGCCTCTAAGGGCATGCTCGATGAATTCGGCGCTGACCGTGTCATAGACACTCCTATTTCAGAATTGGGTTTTGCAGGTATCGGTGTTGGCTCTGCCATGATCGGCAATCGCCCCATTATAGAATTCATGACCTTTAACTTTTCATTGGTGGGCATCGATCAGATCATCAACAATGCGGCAAAGATGAGGCAAATGTCAGGTGGGCAGTTCAATATTCCGATCGTGTTTCGCGGTCCTACGGCCTCAGCCGGTCAATTGGCGGCAACGCACTCGCAGGCTTTTGAAAGCTGGTATGCCAATTGTCCTGGCCTAAAAGTGGTGGTTCCTTCGAATCCCGCAGATGCCAAAGGCCTTTTGAAATCTTCTATACGTGATGACGACCCCGTTATCTTTATGGAGTCAGAGCAGATGTACGGCGATAAAGGCGAGGTGCCAGAAGGGGAATATACCATTCCGCTCGGGGTAGCCGAAATAAAAAGGGAAGGTTCTGACGTCACCATTGTTTCTTTCGGAAAAATCATTAAAGAGGCCTATAAAGCAGCCGATGAGCTAGAAAAAGAGGGCATCAGCTGTGAGGTTATCGATTTGAGAACCGTGCGCCCGATGGATTATGAGACGATCCTCAACTCCGTCAAGAAAACCAATCGAATGGTAATCTTGGAAGAGGCTTGGCCCTTTGGCAATGTGGCCACCGAGATTATATACCAAGTACAAGACAAAGCCTTTGATTACTTGGATGCTCCGATCGTGAAACTCAACACTGCAGACACACCGGCACCCTATTCACCCGTACTACTGCAAGAATGGTTGCCCAATAGCAATGATGTTATCAAGGCTGTTAAGAAAGTGTTATATAAGTAG
- a CDS encoding inorganic diphosphatase, which yields MAKNEEVTFDVLIEIPKGSRNKYEYDFTLHKIRFDRTLFSSMMYPGDYGFIPETLALDQDPLDVLVLGTEPTFPMVVMQVKPIGVFHMTDEKGPDEKIICVPVNDPIWSKNDDIRDLNPHRLKEIEHFFQVYKDLEEKKVDTGGWSGAEKAREIYQKCVERYENSDHKTKRTFMI from the coding sequence ATGGCCAAAAACGAAGAGGTTACCTTTGATGTACTCATAGAAATTCCGAAAGGCAGCCGCAATAAATACGAATACGACTTCACATTGCATAAAATCCGTTTCGATAGAACCTTGTTCTCATCGATGATGTATCCGGGCGACTATGGTTTTATTCCTGAAACCTTGGCATTGGACCAAGACCCACTTGATGTGCTCGTCTTGGGTACAGAGCCCACTTTTCCCATGGTGGTGATGCAGGTAAAGCCCATAGGTGTTTTTCATATGACCGATGAAAAGGGTCCTGATGAAAAGATTATCTGCGTACCGGTCAATGACCCCATTTGGAGCAAAAACGATGACATACGAGATTTGAATCCACATCGATTGAAAGAAATAGAGCACTTCTTTCAGGTATATAAGGATTTGGAAGAGAAAAAGGTCGATACCGGTGGATGGAGCGGTGCCGAAAAGGCTAGGGAGATTTATCAAAAATGTGTCGAACGCTACGAAAACAGCGACCATAAGACAAAACGAACCTTCATGATTTAA
- a CDS encoding electron transfer flavoprotein subunit beta/FixA family protein, with protein sequence MKILVCISNVPDTTSKINFTDDDTRFDANGVQFVINPNDEFGLTRAMWFKEKQGATVHVATVGGPSVEPTMRKALAIGADEAIRINAEPTDGYFVARQLAEVVKNGGYDLVIGGRESIDYNGGMVPGIMATLLDMNFVNTCIGLEIENGQATAIREIDGGKEKLEASLPLVIGGQKGLVEESDLRIPNMRGIMMARQKKLNVVDPVDAPSLAKDRKFEKPAPKGPVKLVDAGNVGELVNLLHNEAKVI encoded by the coding sequence ATGAAGATATTGGTCTGCATTAGCAATGTCCCTGATACGACCTCAAAAATCAACTTTACCGATGACGATACCAGATTTGATGCCAACGGTGTACAATTTGTTATCAATCCGAATGATGAGTTTGGCCTGACCCGTGCCATGTGGTTCAAAGAGAAGCAAGGTGCCACGGTTCATGTCGCCACGGTAGGCGGGCCTTCGGTCGAGCCTACCATGCGAAAGGCCCTGGCCATTGGTGCCGATGAGGCAATTCGTATCAATGCCGAACCCACAGATGGTTATTTTGTCGCTCGCCAGTTGGCCGAAGTGGTCAAAAACGGTGGCTACGATCTGGTTATCGGCGGAAGGGAATCCATCGACTATAACGGAGGCATGGTACCCGGCATTATGGCCACCTTGCTCGACATGAACTTTGTCAACACCTGTATCGGACTTGAAATAGAGAATGGCCAAGCCACGGCCATTCGTGAGATCGATGGCGGAAAAGAAAAATTGGAGGCCTCACTGCCCTTGGTCATCGGCGGCCAAAAAGGATTGGTTGAAGAAAGTGATCTTCGCATTCCGAATATGAGGGGTATCATGATGGCCCGTCAAAAGAAATTGAATGTGGTCGATCCTGTTGATGCACCTTCTTTGGCCAAAGACAGAAAGTTCGAAAAACCAGCTCCGAAAGGACCAGTAAAATTGGTCGATGCCGGAAATGTCGGTGAACTGGTAAATCTTTTGCACAACGAAGCCAAGGTTATATAA